In Chryseobacterium gleum, a single genomic region encodes these proteins:
- a CDS encoding M48 family metalloprotease, with amino-acid sequence MTRKLFVLGCFLFSIMGMTQMYKPIDTADYIQRKAFLKYFEGNNEATVKRLRAQYSGKTGSELSKIYKEFGTDFEKQVKNKDFIFKSEFEASIQSMIQRLKKNNPKIPQDLKILIAKDNTPNAYCLADGTFVINMGLYSWLNNEEQIAAVISHELGHKIEEHSLKTFLKIIEQDKQDKIVVENIKSTTTSRSQSQNQKAFDIFKNTVYKKGVERRQSEMQADSLGYVIFRNSDFKKAEFVNALQRLQDFDTISPRELKVETYKKLFNLPKQAFNEKWMKKEDFSLYNYNFYKEKLNKDSLASHPEVSRRIEMLKRTFAELKTPAASEKPSDLFVALQKTARMEILPSYFHSEDYGLGIYAAMQFLQDEEEEKYYKSWLGKCFAKIYEARKNYNLNRYLDRIEPKNQSESYQQFLNFMWNLSLEEIKNIADYYQTNETIAKVN; translated from the coding sequence ATGACCAGAAAACTTTTTGTATTGGGTTGCTTTCTATTTTCGATTATGGGAATGACCCAAATGTATAAGCCGATAGATACTGCAGATTATATACAGAGAAAAGCATTTTTAAAGTATTTTGAAGGGAATAATGAAGCTACTGTAAAAAGATTGAGGGCACAATATTCCGGGAAAACAGGCTCAGAACTATCCAAAATTTATAAAGAATTCGGAACTGATTTTGAAAAACAGGTGAAGAATAAGGATTTCATTTTCAAATCTGAATTTGAAGCCAGCATACAATCTATGATTCAACGTCTGAAAAAGAATAACCCTAAAATTCCACAAGATCTGAAGATTCTGATTGCAAAAGACAATACTCCCAATGCTTATTGCCTTGCTGACGGAACGTTTGTTATCAATATGGGATTGTACAGCTGGCTGAATAATGAGGAGCAGATTGCTGCGGTAATTTCCCATGAACTCGGGCACAAAATAGAAGAACATTCCCTGAAAACCTTTTTAAAAATCATTGAACAGGATAAGCAGGATAAAATCGTGGTTGAGAATATAAAATCCACTACTACAAGCAGAAGCCAGAGCCAGAATCAGAAGGCTTTTGATATTTTTAAAAATACAGTCTATAAGAAAGGAGTGGAGAGGAGACAAAGTGAAATGCAGGCGGATTCTTTGGGATATGTTATTTTTAGAAACAGTGATTTTAAAAAAGCCGAATTTGTAAATGCTCTTCAGAGATTACAGGATTTTGATACCATCTCTCCAAGGGAATTAAAGGTGGAAACCTACAAAAAACTTTTCAATCTTCCCAAGCAGGCATTCAATGAAAAATGGATGAAAAAGGAAGACTTCTCACTGTATAACTACAACTTTTACAAAGAAAAGCTGAACAAAGATTCCCTGGCATCACACCCTGAGGTTTCCAGAAGAATAGAAATGCTTAAAAGAACATTTGCTGAACTGAAAACACCCGCTGCTTCTGAAAAACCTTCTGATCTGTTTGTCGCATTACAGAAAACAGCAAGGATGGAGATTTTACCCAGTTATTTCCATTCAGAAGATTATGGATTAGGGATTTATGCTGCCATGCAGTTTTTGCAGGATGAAGAGGAGGAAAAATATTATAAAAGCTGGCTGGGAAAATGCTTTGCCAAAATATACGAGGCGAGAAAAAATTATAACCTGAACCGGTATCTTGACAGAATAGAACCTAAAAATCAAAGCGAAAGTTACCAGCAGTTTCTGAACTTTATGTGGAATTTAAGCCTTGAAGAAATAAAGAATATAGCAGACTATTACCAGACAAACGAGACTATAGCAAAGGTGAATTGA
- a CDS encoding pseudouridine synthase — translation MLEILYRDEHLIAINKPSGLLVHKSFYAGEADTYAIQELKKQIGQKVYPVHRLDRKTSGVLLFTLDKDTLRIMSEQFSSREVEKKYLAILRGWTKEEETIDYDLINENEVRQNAVTNYRRLQTSEIDLPFLKHQTSRYSLVEAIPETGRFHQLRKHFKHILHPILGCRKHGCNKQNKLWLQTFEINKMTLHAHQLIFNHPVSNERITVNATIDEEFKRVGDILKFDLSAYS, via the coding sequence ATGTTAGAAATTCTTTATCGCGATGAACATCTTATTGCCATCAACAAGCCCAGCGGACTACTGGTTCATAAATCTTTTTATGCCGGAGAAGCCGATACGTATGCTATTCAGGAGCTGAAGAAACAGATTGGGCAAAAAGTGTATCCGGTACATCGGTTAGATAGGAAAACATCCGGCGTTCTGTTGTTTACTTTAGATAAAGATACTCTCAGAATCATGAGCGAGCAGTTTTCATCACGAGAAGTAGAGAAAAAATATCTGGCCATTCTACGTGGCTGGACAAAAGAAGAGGAAACTATTGATTATGATTTAATAAATGAAAATGAAGTCAGGCAAAATGCAGTTACAAACTATCGCCGTTTGCAGACTTCTGAAATAGACTTACCTTTTTTAAAACATCAGACTTCAAGATACTCTTTGGTAGAAGCTATTCCTGAAACGGGAAGATTTCATCAGCTGAGAAAGCATTTTAAACATATTCTGCATCCTATTTTAGGCTGCAGGAAACACGGTTGCAATAAACAGAATAAGTTGTGGCTTCAGACTTTTGAAATCAACAAAATGACACTTCACGCCCATCAGTTGATTTTTAATCATCCTGTTTCCAACGAAAGAATTACGGTAAATGCCACTATAGATGAAGAGTTCAAAAGGGTAGGAGACATCCTGAAATTCGATCTGAGTGCCTATTCTTAA
- a CDS encoding YdeI/OmpD-associated family protein yields MEKYSPKIDTYIEKSQDFAKPVLHYIRETVHEFCPDAEETMKWSFPHFIYKGKNLCAMASFKQHCTFGFWLEKEMKTMQEMAQDIEKNSMFSLGKITRIEDLPSKPQLKKAIKEAMELTDMGVTMKKAAPSKTEMEVPDYFQSALNSQPKALEVFRKASPSFRKEYISWITEAKTEATRNKRMEQALEWIAEGKGRNWKYEKK; encoded by the coding sequence ATGGAGAAATACAGCCCGAAAATAGATACCTATATTGAAAAATCACAGGATTTTGCCAAGCCTGTTCTGCATTATATCCGTGAAACGGTTCATGAGTTCTGCCCTGATGCTGAAGAAACCATGAAATGGAGTTTTCCTCATTTTATCTATAAAGGGAAAAACCTGTGTGCTATGGCTTCCTTCAAGCAGCACTGTACTTTTGGATTCTGGCTGGAAAAGGAAATGAAGACCATGCAGGAGATGGCTCAGGATATTGAGAAAAATTCAATGTTCAGCTTGGGAAAAATTACCAGAATTGAAGACCTCCCATCCAAACCTCAGCTGAAAAAGGCTATTAAAGAAGCGATGGAGCTTACGGATATGGGAGTTACCATGAAGAAAGCTGCTCCTTCTAAAACAGAAATGGAGGTCCCTGATTATTTTCAGTCAGCTCTCAATTCGCAGCCAAAAGCGCTGGAAGTTTTTAGAAAAGCTTCACCATCCTTCAGAAAGGAATATATTTCCTGGATCACGGAAGCCAAAACAGAAGCCACCAGAAATAAAAGAATGGAACAGGCTCTGGAATGGATTGCCGAAGGTAAAGGAAGAAACTGGAAATATGAAAAAAAGTAG
- a CDS encoding patatin-like phospholipase family protein yields the protein MKKTTILSLDGGGIRGIITCIILRYIEEQLQYYDKPTAKLGDYFDLVAGSSTGGLIASIILCPDETRKAKYSIQKGLELYAEKGGDIFQVSFWEKLVNPFGLLNEKIPQESLERNLNDFFGNLELKELIKPCLITSYDIENRRAKLFNSWKANLSTDNFYVKDVCRATSAAPTYFCPVQIKSMYGQIFSLIDGGMFANNPALCAYAEARKIPFAEVLKNHQKDNHPGVNDMIIVSIGTGIEARPYSFKKLQKAGKIGWVNPIIDILMSANAETVDYQLGQMFQTLGFRNQKNYYRLNPSLKNASPAMDNVRRSNIENLIQAGLSYIDDNRDTLNQIVQKLIKNKI from the coding sequence ATGAAAAAGACAACCATTCTTTCTTTGGACGGAGGCGGAATAAGAGGAATCATCACCTGTATTATTCTGCGTTACATAGAAGAACAGCTCCAGTATTATGATAAACCCACTGCAAAACTCGGGGATTATTTTGATCTGGTAGCAGGCAGCAGCACCGGAGGTCTGATTGCTTCTATTATTCTATGTCCCGACGAAACCCGAAAAGCAAAATATTCTATCCAGAAAGGATTGGAATTGTATGCGGAAAAGGGCGGCGATATCTTCCAGGTTTCCTTTTGGGAAAAACTGGTTAATCCATTCGGATTATTGAATGAAAAAATTCCACAGGAATCACTTGAAAGGAATTTAAATGACTTTTTTGGAAATTTAGAATTAAAAGAATTAATAAAACCATGTTTAATAACAAGTTATGATATAGAGAACAGAAGGGCAAAGCTTTTCAACTCATGGAAAGCCAATCTCAGCACAGATAATTTTTACGTGAAAGATGTCTGCAGGGCAACCTCGGCTGCTCCCACCTACTTCTGCCCCGTTCAGATTAAATCTATGTATGGACAGATCTTCAGCCTGATAGATGGTGGTATGTTTGCTAATAATCCAGCGCTATGTGCTTATGCAGAAGCCAGAAAAATTCCTTTTGCAGAAGTGTTAAAAAACCATCAGAAAGACAATCATCCGGGAGTAAATGATATGATAATTGTTTCCATCGGAACAGGAATAGAAGCAAGACCTTACTCTTTTAAAAAACTGCAGAAAGCTGGAAAAATAGGTTGGGTAAATCCTATTATTGATATCTTGATGTCTGCCAATGCAGAAACGGTAGATTATCAGCTGGGACAAATGTTTCAGACGTTGGGATTCAGAAATCAAAAAAATTATTACCGTTTGAACCCATCATTGAAAAATGCTTCCCCGGCAATGGATAATGTAAGAAGATCCAATATTGAGAACCTGATACAAGCAGGATTAAGTTATATTGATGATAACAGAGATACCCTGAACCAGATTGTTCAGAAACTCATTAAAAATAAAATATAA
- a CDS encoding leucine-rich repeat domain-containing protein produces MKTKEELKKYFENGDIPVQEDFWALMDSYWHKNEKISEGAIENYEKVVPFFNDSGLLSSAVILTIPVATNKIHDGAFAYTGMSYQIIKVILNEGLEEIGYSAFLGQNIKSIKTPSTLKIIRDQAFWDQKNIINGPDSLEEIILNEGLTTIGAQAFYCPRATVIKDLYIPDSVKSVGQNAFAIPSLKTVSAPSGLDLSNTGIPSTATITYR; encoded by the coding sequence ATGAAAACAAAAGAAGAACTAAAAAAATATTTCGAAAACGGAGATATCCCGGTACAGGAAGATTTCTGGGCTTTGATGGACTCTTATTGGCATAAGAATGAAAAAATTTCTGAAGGCGCTATTGAAAACTATGAGAAAGTAGTTCCATTTTTCAATGATAGCGGACTACTCAGTTCAGCAGTTATACTTACTATTCCTGTTGCTACAAATAAAATCCATGATGGTGCATTTGCGTACACAGGAATGTCATATCAAATCATAAAAGTAATTTTGAATGAAGGACTTGAGGAAATAGGATACTCTGCTTTCTTAGGACAAAATATTAAAAGTATCAAAACCCCTTCAACATTAAAAATTATTAGAGATCAAGCTTTTTGGGATCAAAAAAATATTATTAATGGACCAGATTCATTGGAAGAAATTATACTAAATGAGGGCTTGACAACTATTGGGGCACAAGCATTTTATTGCCCTAGAGCAACTGTTATTAAAGACTTATACATTCCCGATTCAGTAAAATCTGTTGGACAAAATGCTTTTGCAATTCCTTCGCTAAAAACAGTTTCAGCGCCGTCCGGTCTGGATTTAAGTAATACAGGAATTCCTTCTACTGCTACAATCACCTATAGATAG
- a CDS encoding glycine--tRNA ligase: MAKQEDVFKKVISHAKEYGFIFPSSEIYDGLSAVYDYGQNGAELKNNIKQYWWKAMVQLNENIVGIDSAILMHPTTWKASGHVDAFNDPLIDNKDSKKRFRADVLVEDYCAKIEDKENKEIEKAAKRFGDAFDKDQFVATNPKVLEYRAKREAILSRLAKSLENEDLADVKALIEELEIADPDTGSKNWTEVRQFNLMFGTKLGASADNAMDLYLRPETAQGIFVNFLNVQKTSRHKLPFGIAQIGKAFRNEIVARQFIFRMREFEQMEMQFFVAPGTELEFYEQWKQKRLNWHRALGLGDENYRFHDHEKLAHYANAAADIEFNFPFGFKELEGIHSRTDFDLKAHEEFSGRKLQFFDPERNENYVPYVVETSVGLDRLFLSIFSHCLRDEVLEDGSERTVLSLPPALAPIKAAILPLMKKDGLAEYAEKIFNDLKYDFNLFYEEKDAIGKRYRRQDAIGTPYCITVDHDSLTDHTVTIRDRDTMQQERVPVSELRRIIDEKTNFRNLLSQL, from the coding sequence ATGGCAAAGCAAGAAGATGTTTTCAAGAAAGTGATTTCTCACGCTAAAGAGTATGGTTTTATTTTCCCATCGAGTGAGATCTATGATGGTTTATCCGCTGTTTATGATTATGGACAGAACGGTGCCGAACTAAAAAATAATATCAAACAATACTGGTGGAAAGCTATGGTACAGCTTAACGAAAATATTGTAGGTATTGATTCGGCAATTTTGATGCACCCGACAACATGGAAGGCATCCGGCCACGTAGACGCTTTCAACGATCCATTGATTGACAATAAAGATTCCAAGAAACGTTTCAGAGCAGACGTTCTGGTAGAGGATTACTGTGCTAAAATTGAAGATAAAGAGAATAAAGAGATAGAAAAGGCTGCGAAGAGATTCGGTGATGCTTTCGATAAAGATCAGTTTGTTGCTACCAATCCAAAAGTTCTGGAATACAGGGCAAAAAGAGAGGCTATTCTTTCAAGACTGGCAAAATCTCTGGAAAATGAAGATCTTGCTGATGTAAAAGCTTTGATTGAAGAGCTTGAGATTGCGGACCCGGATACTGGTTCTAAAAACTGGACAGAAGTGAGACAGTTCAACCTGATGTTCGGAACTAAGTTGGGAGCTTCTGCAGACAACGCTATGGACCTTTACCTTAGACCTGAAACAGCTCAGGGTATCTTCGTTAACTTCTTAAACGTACAAAAAACTTCACGTCATAAGCTTCCTTTCGGGATTGCACAGATTGGTAAGGCATTCAGAAATGAGATTGTGGCAAGACAATTTATCTTCAGAATGCGTGAATTCGAACAGATGGAAATGCAGTTCTTTGTAGCTCCGGGAACAGAACTTGAATTCTACGAACAGTGGAAGCAAAAACGTCTGAACTGGCACAGAGCTTTAGGTTTGGGAGACGAGAACTACAGATTCCACGATCATGAGAAGCTTGCTCACTACGCGAATGCTGCTGCTGATATTGAATTTAATTTCCCATTCGGATTTAAAGAACTTGAAGGTATCCACTCAAGAACGGATTTCGACCTAAAGGCACACGAAGAGTTCTCAGGAAGAAAGCTTCAGTTCTTTGACCCTGAAAGAAATGAAAACTATGTTCCTTACGTAGTAGAAACATCTGTAGGTTTGGACAGATTATTCCTTTCTATTTTCTCTCATTGTTTAAGAGACGAAGTATTGGAAGACGGTTCAGAAAGAACTGTTTTATCTTTACCTCCTGCATTGGCGCCAATTAAAGCTGCTATTCTTCCATTGATGAAGAAAGACGGTTTGGCAGAATATGCGGAAAAGATCTTCAATGACCTGAAATATGATTTCAACTTATTCTACGAAGAAAAAGATGCGATCGGAAAACGTTACAGAAGACAGGATGCCATCGGTACTCCATACTGTATCACGGTTGATCACGACTCTCTTACTGATCACACGGTAACCATCAGGGACAGAGATACAATGCAGCAGGAAAGAGTTCCTGTTTCAGAGTTGAGAAGAATCATTGATGAGAAGACGAACTTCAGAAATTTACTTTCTCAGTTATAG
- a CDS encoding Y-family DNA polymerase — MYALVDCNNFFVSCERTLDPDLEGRPVVVLSNNDGCVVSRSKEAKDLGIPMAAPAFKYKELFQKHDVKSFSAKFELYNYKSQQVINIAKSYVLDHEVYSIDELFLDLTGFKYIDIYEYCLKIKEEIKDKESIPVSIGIAPTKTLCKVANRIVKEFPENFNGVYILDTPEKIEKALKWLNIGDVWGIGRRLAAKMNDSGVYKAWDLLQKPEMWVRKIMGIHGVRMINELKGIRQLELDAPSPKKSIAVTRSFMQMLTNKEEVRERVETFGMYCSERLRKQNTCCKMITVFVQTNRFRKDLPEYKNAMTRILSNPTNSSILIGRVVNELFEAIYREGFHYKRAGVMVNDFVPEDQRQISLFEEDIQNQHLPVMKAMDAMNRKFGKDKVRLGSMSGDNTFGRAKLSPEYEAFLKKNTLPEANFRFH, encoded by the coding sequence ATGTATGCTCTGGTAGACTGTAACAATTTTTTTGTTTCCTGTGAAAGGACTTTGGATCCTGATCTTGAAGGCAGACCCGTTGTGGTTCTCTCCAACAACGATGGATGTGTTGTATCCAGAAGTAAGGAGGCAAAAGACCTGGGAATTCCTATGGCAGCTCCTGCATTCAAGTACAAAGAGCTTTTTCAGAAGCATGATGTAAAAAGCTTTTCTGCAAAATTTGAATTATATAATTATAAAAGCCAGCAGGTCATCAATATTGCTAAATCCTACGTTCTTGATCATGAAGTTTACAGTATTGACGAGCTTTTTCTTGATTTAACAGGATTTAAGTATATCGATATCTATGAATACTGCCTTAAAATTAAAGAGGAAATCAAGGATAAGGAAAGCATTCCCGTAAGTATAGGAATTGCACCTACCAAGACTTTATGTAAAGTAGCCAACAGGATTGTAAAAGAGTTCCCGGAGAATTTTAACGGAGTTTATATTTTAGATACTCCTGAAAAGATAGAAAAAGCTTTGAAATGGCTTAATATAGGAGATGTATGGGGAATCGGGAGAAGGCTTGCCGCCAAAATGAATGACAGCGGAGTGTATAAAGCCTGGGATCTTCTTCAGAAACCTGAAATGTGGGTTCGGAAGATCATGGGAATTCACGGAGTAAGAATGATCAATGAGCTGAAGGGAATTCGTCAGCTGGAACTAGATGCACCATCCCCTAAAAAATCAATAGCAGTTACCCGAAGCTTTATGCAGATGCTTACGAATAAAGAAGAAGTAAGAGAACGGGTAGAAACTTTTGGAATGTATTGCTCAGAAAGGCTGAGAAAGCAGAATACCTGCTGTAAAATGATTACTGTTTTTGTACAGACCAATCGTTTCAGAAAAGATCTGCCTGAGTATAAAAATGCTATGACAAGGATTCTTTCCAATCCTACGAATTCATCCATTCTGATTGGGAGAGTGGTTAATGAGCTTTTTGAAGCTATTTACAGAGAAGGATTTCATTATAAAAGGGCAGGAGTGATGGTGAATGACTTTGTACCAGAAGATCAGAGACAGATCAGCCTTTTTGAAGAAGATATACAAAATCAGCATCTTCCCGTAATGAAAGCAATGGATGCCATGAACCGGAAATTTGGGAAAGACAAAGTTCGTCTGGGAAGCATGAGTGGAGATAACACCTTTGGGCGTGCAAAGCTGTCCCCGGAATATGAAGCGTTCCTGAAAAAGAATACATTACCGGAAGCTAATTTCAGATTTCATTAG
- a CDS encoding quinone-dependent dihydroorotate dehydrogenase yields the protein MYKSLIRPILFKFDPEDVHHFTFSVLKNFGFLTRLFFPKPVEDKRLEREVFGLKFKNPVGLAAGFDKNAVLFNELADLGFGFVEIGTVTPRAQAGNPKKRLFRLIEDGGIINRMGFNNDGLEAAIEKLKSNKGKIIIGGNIGKNTDTSPENYTQDYLDCFEGLHPYVDYFVLNVSCPNVGSHAKLEDVDYLRELITEVKKINQSKAVQKPILLKIAPDLNNNQLDEIIELIAETKIDGIVVSNTSVNREGLKTSPEVLEQIGNGGLSGKPIRERSTKMIRYLSDKSNRAFPIIGVGGIHSAKDAMEKLDAGAALVQLYTGFIYEGPQLINDINQELLKRAGRLPR from the coding sequence ATGTACAAATCGCTCATTCGTCCTATTCTTTTTAAATTTGATCCCGAAGATGTTCATCACTTTACCTTTTCGGTACTTAAGAATTTTGGATTTCTCACCAGATTATTCTTCCCGAAACCTGTTGAAGACAAACGTCTGGAAAGAGAAGTTTTCGGATTGAAATTTAAAAATCCTGTAGGACTGGCTGCCGGTTTCGATAAAAATGCAGTATTGTTCAATGAACTGGCAGATTTAGGTTTCGGATTTGTGGAAATCGGAACCGTAACCCCGAGAGCGCAGGCCGGAAATCCTAAAAAAAGATTATTTCGTCTTATTGAAGATGGCGGAATCATCAACAGAATGGGATTCAATAATGATGGTCTTGAAGCCGCTATTGAAAAACTGAAATCCAATAAAGGAAAAATAATTATCGGTGGAAACATCGGAAAAAATACGGATACAAGCCCTGAAAACTATACCCAGGATTATCTGGATTGTTTTGAAGGTCTTCATCCTTATGTAGACTATTTTGTACTGAATGTAAGCTGCCCTAATGTAGGAAGTCACGCGAAACTGGAAGATGTAGACTATCTGAGAGAACTTATTACAGAAGTGAAAAAAATAAATCAGTCAAAAGCTGTACAGAAGCCTATACTCCTGAAAATTGCCCCGGATCTTAATAACAATCAGTTGGACGAAATCATTGAGCTGATTGCTGAAACGAAGATTGATGGTATCGTAGTTTCCAATACATCAGTGAACCGGGAAGGTCTGAAAACTTCTCCGGAAGTTTTAGAACAGATCGGAAACGGAGGACTGAGCGGAAAACCTATCCGTGAGAGAAGTACGAAAATGATCAGATACCTTTCTGATAAAAGCAACAGAGCATTTCCAATTATTGGAGTAGGAGGAATTCACTCTGCTAAAGATGCTATGGAAAAGCTGGATGCAGGAGCTGCATTAGTTCAGTTGTACACCGGATTTATTTATGAAGGTCCCCAATTGATCAACGATATCAATCAGGAGCTTCTGAAAAGAGCTGGCAGATTACCAAGGTAA
- a CDS encoding M15 family metallopeptidase yields MDKVTLERIQKLHPLVRDEVKQIIQECDEALTGRAKIRITQGLRSFEEQEKLYAIGRITSGKKVTNAKAGQSIHNYGLAVDICLMIDGKTASWDTVKDWDNDKVADWYECVKIFARYGWDWGGNWKTFKDLPHFEKKNIPSKKGTVKTSWRTLLKMQRDKQGYVIL; encoded by the coding sequence ATGGACAAAGTAACCTTAGAACGAATTCAGAAACTTCACCCGTTGGTAAGAGATGAAGTAAAGCAAATTATCCAGGAATGTGACGAAGCACTGACCGGCAGAGCCAAGATACGGATCACTCAGGGATTAAGATCTTTTGAAGAACAGGAAAAACTTTATGCAATAGGAAGAATTACTTCAGGAAAAAAGGTGACCAACGCTAAAGCAGGGCAAAGCATCCACAATTATGGTCTTGCTGTAGACATCTGCCTGATGATTGACGGAAAAACAGCAAGCTGGGATACCGTAAAAGACTGGGATAATGATAAGGTTGCAGACTGGTACGAATGTGTAAAGATTTTTGCCCGTTATGGCTGGGACTGGGGCGGAAACTGGAAGACGTTTAAAGACCTTCCCCATTTTGAAAAAAAGAATATTCCATCTAAAAAAGGAACTGTAAAAACAAGCTGGAGAACGCTTTTAAAAATGCAAAGAGATAAGCAGGGTTATGTGATTTTATAA
- a CDS encoding serine hydrolase domain-containing protein codes for MRILKYMIGGAVAGAAAAYFLGYDYLFSGISKTYLKGRSSAHIDDGNLFPGNPVATVEPKLWEEDPDYNKTELPKHLVENLKHSRTAAFVVIRNGKILHEQYWGGYNQLSQTNSFSMAKAVTVMLLGKALEEGIIPDIDKRLSDFYPEFKNKTFGSQVTLKNLAQMEAGLDWDENYNNPFLPNARAYYGKSLVKAVFSRKFKEEPGTRFEYQSGSTQLLGFALRKALNQPLASYLSEKFWVPLGMEQNAKWSTDDYGMEKTYCCIHSNARDFAKLGQLFLDNGKAGDHQILNADFIEKMRTPTAKSENIYGMGLWINHDNPVKHYYFLGLQGQYIIMVPDHNMVIVKTGSYANNPKNDRGRPDQVKFLVNEIVQLFQ; via the coding sequence ATGAGAATACTGAAGTATATGATAGGCGGAGCTGTAGCAGGTGCAGCGGCTGCTTATTTTCTGGGATATGATTATTTATTTAGTGGTATTTCAAAAACTTATCTTAAAGGAAGATCAAGTGCGCATATTGATGACGGAAATCTTTTCCCAGGCAATCCTGTTGCTACCGTGGAACCCAAACTCTGGGAAGAAGATCCTGACTATAATAAAACTGAACTACCTAAACATTTAGTTGAGAACTTAAAACATTCCCGGACAGCAGCTTTTGTGGTGATCAGGAATGGGAAAATCCTTCATGAACAGTATTGGGGCGGCTACAATCAGCTATCACAAACCAATTCTTTTTCGATGGCCAAAGCAGTGACGGTAATGCTATTGGGAAAGGCTCTGGAAGAAGGCATTATTCCGGATATTGACAAAAGGCTTTCAGATTTTTATCCGGAATTTAAAAATAAAACATTCGGAAGCCAGGTTACGCTTAAAAACTTAGCGCAGATGGAAGCCGGACTGGACTGGGATGAAAATTACAACAATCCCTTTCTTCCCAATGCCAGGGCTTATTATGGGAAAAGCCTTGTAAAAGCAGTATTCTCAAGAAAATTTAAAGAAGAACCAGGAACCAGATTCGAGTACCAGAGCGGTTCTACGCAGCTTCTTGGCTTTGCTCTGCGAAAAGCACTGAATCAACCATTGGCAAGCTACTTATCAGAGAAATTCTGGGTCCCTTTGGGAATGGAACAAAATGCCAAATGGAGCACAGATGATTACGGTATGGAAAAAACCTATTGCTGTATTCATTCCAATGCAAGAGATTTTGCCAAACTTGGGCAGCTGTTTCTTGATAATGGGAAAGCCGGTGATCATCAAATCCTTAATGCAGACTTCATTGAAAAGATGAGAACTCCTACAGCAAAGTCTGAAAACATTTATGGAATGGGACTTTGGATTAATCATGACAATCCGGTTAAACATTATTATTTCCTGGGGCTACAGGGGCAATATATTATTATGGTGCCGGATCATAATATGGTTATTGTAAAAACCGGAAGCTATGCTAACAATCCTAAGAATGACAGAGGAAGGCCTGATCAGGTAAAATTCCTTGTAAACGAAATTGTACAATTATTCCAGTAA